The following is a genomic window from Bordetella sp. H567.
CAGCTCGGCGGCCTGCTGCTTGGTTGGGATGGCCAGCGTGCTGGTCTCGGCCACGCACAGTCCTTCCGCGCCGGCCGCGGCGATTTGCCGCGATACGTCGCAGAGCGCCGCGTCGTTGGGCAGGCAGAGGATCAGGAACTGCGCCGGCCAGATGGCGTCTTCGGGCACGGTCACGACTTTCCCGCCGGTGGCTTCCAGCGTGGCCCGCGCGGCCGGCAGCGGGTCGTAGCCCACGACCGGGAATCCGGCCTTGACGAGATTCGCGGAAATCGCCGATCCCATGATGCCGATGCCCAAGACGCCCACCGTGGGGCGGGACGTCGTGGATGCGGAGGATGATGCGGAAGATGCGGTCACGGCCAGTCCTCGTGCTATGCGCGGTCGCGCAGCGGGACGGCCCCTCCGGCGAACGTGCTAGTTGATCTTTCGATAACTTAGCTAGTATAGCGCCGGCCGGGCGGGGCCACGGGGCCGTGGCTTAACCGCCCGCCACGCCCTGGGTATTGACGTACAGGGAGTAAATGGACGTGCAGGAGGCCATGAACAGCCGGTTCCGGTGCTTGCCGCCGAAGCACAGGTTGGCGCAGCGCTCCGGCAGGCCGATGTGGCCGATTGGCTCGCCCTCCGGGGAAAACACGCGGACGCCGTCCCGCTCCGGCGTGCCCATGCCCCAGCCGCACCACAGGTTTCCGTGGATGTCGACGCGAAAGCCGTCCGGCGTGCCCGGTCCTGCGTCAACCAGGACGCGGCTATTCGCCAACCGGCTACCTTGCGCGGTGACATCGAATGCCCGGATGGTACGCGGCCGCGCGCGCGACTCGATCACGTATAGCTTGGATTCGTCGGGGGAAAACGCCAGGCCGTTCGGGCCGTTGACGTCATCGGCCACGACGTCAAGGCGGCCGCTGTCCGGATCCAGGCGATAGACGTTGGCGGGCAGTTCCTGCTCTGCCTTCTCACCCTGGTAGTAGCCCACGATGCCGAAGGGCGGGTCGGTGAACCAGATCGATCCGTCGGACTTCACCACCACGTCGTTCGGTGAATTCAGGCGCTTGCCTTCGTAGGTATCGGCCAGCACGGTGATGCGGCCGTCGTATTCGGTGCGCGTGACGCGCCGGCCGCCGTGCTCGCAGGTGATCAGCCTGCCTTGGCGATCGCGTGTATTGCCATTGGCATTATTCGACGGCCCGCGAAAAACCCCGACCTGTCCGGTGGCTTCGTCCCAGCGCATGATGCGGTCGTTGGGGATATCGCTCCAGAGCAGGTAGCGGCCGTCGCCGAACCAGACCGGGCCTTCGGCCCAACGGCTGCCGGTGGCAATGCGTTCCACCGCCGCGAGCGGCAGATGCAAGGCGTTGAAGGCCGGCGTCAAGCTGCGCACGGCCGGATCGGGATAGCGTTGCGTGGGTTCCCACATGATGAAGGCTCCGGATGACGGATGGATGAAGCGCGTGATGGCGCGCCAGGCCCTGCCTGAATCGTCCCGCTCCGCGCCGGTGTGCCGTGACGCGGCGTACGGCGCGTCAGGCGTACAGCCGCGCCGGATTGGTGGTCAGCAGCGCCCGTAGTGTGGCGGCATCGCCACAGGCTTGCCGCGCCAAGTCCAGCAGCCCGCCGTCGTCCGGCGTCGCGTATTGGATGTTCACATGAGGCCAATCGCTGCCCCACAGCACGCGGTCTGGCGCGGCGGCGATCAAGGCCCGCATCAGCGCGATGGCGCGATCCGGTTGCCCGGCGGTCACGCGGTCCGCGCCGGAGACCTTGATCCAGACGTCCGGCGACGCCAGCCAGCGCAGCAGCGCCTGTCCCGCTGCGGTTTGCAGCCCGCCGTCCGCCGGCAGGCGCGCCATGTGATCCACCACCACGGGCACGCCGCAGCCATCCAGCGCTTCCAGGACGGCGATGGTGTCGTCCGGCCCGGCATGGATGACGGCATGCCAGCCATAAGGAACCACACGGGCAATGGCGGCGCGCATGCGCCCCGCATCGATGCGCGGGGCGCCGCCGCTCAAATGCGCCAGCACGTTGAACCGGATGCCGCGCACGCCCGCATCGTGCATGGTGCGCAGCGTGGCCTCTGGAATATCGGGATCGATGATCGCGATCCCGCGGTAGGCGCCGCGGCTGGCGATCAATGCGCCGAGCATCGCCGAATGATCGTCGCCATAGTTCGCGCCATGGACGATCACGCCGCGGGTCACGCCCATGCGGGTGTGCAGGGCGCGCAGCGTGTCGAAAGGCGCCTCGGCGGGGCGGTAGGAGGGGTTGGGCGGCAGGGGATACCTGTCCCACGGGCCGAAGACATGGAAATGGCTGTCCCAGATGTCTTCGGCTTGCGCGCCCTGTTGTGCGCTTGATTGTGCGCCTTGTTGCTCGCCTTTCGCGCCTGGTCGCGCGCCGTTCGGCGAATCCTGTTTAGCGGCTTGTTGTGCCATGGCGTCTCTGTTCGAATCGGACCTAGTCGCAGCGCACGCTCATGCCGCCGTCGACCACGATTTCCGCGCCGGTGATGAAGCGCGCCTCTTCCGAGGCGAGGAACAGCGCCGCATTGGCGGTATCCCGGCCGTCGCCCATGAAGTTCAGCGGAATGCGCGACTGGCGCTGCTGCAGCAGGGTGCCCACATCGCCGCCCGCGCGCTGCTTGGCCAGGCGAACCTCGACCATCGGCGTATGCATCTGGCCCGGGATGACGGTGTTGACGCGGATGTTCTTCTTGGCGTACTCCACCGCCACGACGCGCGAAAACTGGATCACGCCGGCCTTGGCCGAGGCGTAGCCGACCTGTGCGGATCCGGTCCAGCGGATGCCGGAGGTCGACGCCGTATTGACGATGGCCCCCCCGCCCTGCGCTTCCATCAGCGGCAGCACGTGCTTGCAGGTCAGGAACACGCTCTTCAGGTTGAAGGCGATCTGCGCGTCCCAGACTTCCTCGGACAACGTCACCGGTCCGCCCTTGGCGGAACCGCCCACGTTGTTGACCAGGATGTCCACCCGGCCGTACTGCTTGCGGCAGGCTTCGACCATGGCGGCCACTTCGTCGTCGCGGGTGACGTCGCAGGTCCACGGGGTGACGTCGCCGCCATCGGCGCGTATGCGCTCCAGCGTTTCCGTCATTGCGTCGGCGTTCTTGTCCACCGCGAAAATACGCGCGCCTTCCTGCGCGAAACGCACCGCGACGGCGCGCCCGTTGCCCCAGCCCGGGCCGACACATCCCGCGCCGACCACGATGGCCACTTTGTCTTGCAGTCTTCCGCTCATGCCGTGTCTCCCAGGCCGTCAGCTGTCGTTACTTGGATTGCGTATGCGGGCCCATTTCGATCGGCTCGCCCTCGGGCGGCATGACCTCGAACACATTCAGGGTCATCGACACCAGCGAGTAATAGCCGGCGATGCCGACCAGATCGATGATGCCCGTCTCGCCCAGGACCACGGTGGCCCGCTCGTAGAGCGCATCGGGAATATGGCGCTGGGCATGCAGCGTCGTCAGGAATTCGTGGACCAGGATTTCGTCGTCGTTGACGTAGGGGATGGGCTTATCGTCGCGCAGCGCATCGATCATGGATTCGGCCAGCCCCGCCTTCAACGCCAGCTGCTTGTGTGCCCACCATTCGAATTCGGAGCGCCAGTGCCGGGCCAGGATCAGGATCGCCCATTCGGACAGCCGGGCCGGCAGGCTGGTTTCGTAGCGGCAGTAGCGGCCCAGCGCTTGCGCCGGCTCGGCCAGCGCGGGCCGGTGCAGCCAAACGGCCAGGGGGCCGCGGACGCGGCCACGCGGGCCGCTTGCGATGAGGTCGTGAATGCGCTTCTGCTCGGCGTTCATCTGGCCGGGCTGCAGCGGTTGTATGCGTGCCATGTGGGTCTCCGTTCGTTTGTCTCGCCGCGGCGCGCCGTCGCGGGCGCCTGCGGGGCGTCGCCATTGTTGATCGTCGTCACGACTTTGCCAGGAATTCTGGGCGGCGTCTTGGTTTCCGTCCAATATAATTTTTGGAAAGGTTTGATTCCGAAAAGGAATTAGTCGTACGCGTGTCCCCACGCAAAGGCATGATCGATGGATTCCAAGTCCCTACGCTATTTTCTCGCGGTCGCGGAAGAACTGCACTACGGCAGGGCGGCGCAACGCCTGCATATATCCCAACCGCCGCTGACCAAGCATATCCAGCAGCTGGAGGCGCGCCTGGGCGTGGCGCTGTTCGATCGCAACAAGCGCAGCGTGCGTCTGACGCCCGCCGGCCTCACGCTGGTGGAAGAGGCCCGGCGGCTGCTGGCGCAAAGCGAGCTTTCCATGCGCGCGGTGCAGCGCAGTGCCCTGGGGGACACCGGCCGCGTCCGCATCGGTTTCGTCGCGGCGGTGCTGTTCATGGGCGTGGAGGCCGCCTTCCGGCGCATCGATCGAGAGGCCTCCGGCATCGACAGCATATGGGAAGAAATGGGATCCTCCGAACAGCTGCAAGCCTTGCAGCAGGATCGCATCGACCTGGGCTTCGGACAGATTTCGCATGGCGCGGCCGGGATGGGTTTCCATCGGGTGGCCAGCGACCCCCTGGTGGTTGCCATGCCGCAGTCTCATCCCCTGGCGTCGCGGCGCCGGGTGCCGCTGGCCCGCCTCACCGGAGACCCCTTCATCCTGATACCGCGCCAGAGCGCGCCCACTTTCCATGACCTGACCATCGCGGCCTGCATGCAGGCCGGCTTCAGTCCCAACATCCGCCACTACGCCATGCATCTGGTCTCGGTGGTCAGCCTGGTCGCAATGGGCCGCGGCGTTTCACTCGTCCCCCGCGCCTTCGCCCGCGCCGGCCTGCCGGGTGTCGTGTTCCGCCCCATCGACGGCGTCAAGGCCCATGCCGAATATTCGGTGGTCTGGAACCCACGGAACAATTTGCCGATATTGCCGCGCGTGCTGGCGTTGCTTGGGGTGCCCGACACCTCCATTCGCGTTTAGCGCGGGGATATTGGCGCGAAGCTAGGGTGTTTTGTCAGGACGTCGGCGGCGATACGGGCGACGCTGTCCAGGTCGTTTCCGGCCGCCATGCGCGGGAAAGCTGCACATATCCTCAAAGGTTCGAAGCCGCGGCGCTGTGGGTAGCATATGACAGAGCCCTGTTCGATCTCATTGGACAGCACGCATATGGGCAGCAGGCTGATCGCTATTCCAGCGCGGACTAGGCCGGCGATAATCGAGAGGCTGCTACATGTGTTCAATGCGGGTGGAGGCGCGTTCTCCTTCAGGCACCATTCCACCAGCATTTCGTGCAGAGGTGAGGGCGGCGGCACGCTCAAGATGCTTTGACCTGCCAAGCGGGAAGGCGAGAAAGTCGTGCCTGCCCGCAAGCGTCGTTCGGACCCCAACCATCCTACCTGTGCCAGCGCAATGGGCTCCAGACGTACCACTCGGCTCGCCCCTGGGTGTGTGAGCAGGCATATATCGAGCTTGCCGGTCGCCAGTAGATCATGAAGCGTGAAGCTATTGGCGACCGTGATATCGATCTGCAAGCCGGGATAGCGGCCTTCGAGTTGCCGCACTATCTCGGGCAAGCTGGTCATGGCGATCGTTTCCGACGATCCGAGGCGAAGCGTTCCGTTTAACGGTGTTCCGTTTCCCAGCCTGGCTTCCAACTCCTCCAGCAGACCAAGCGAACGTTCGGCGTAGCGTACCGCCAGCATGCCGGATGGCGTTAGCGTTACCCCACGTCCTGCGCGGGCGAAGAGCCGCGTTCCCAGGGCGGTTTCCAGTTCCCGGACCCGCATCGAGATGGTCGGCTGCGTCACATGCATGCGACGGGCAGCGGCGTGAAACGAGCCATATTTCGCGATGGCCAACAACGCTTCCATTTGAGGGAGGGACAGTTTTCTCATAAGCGATGTTTATCGGTCCATGCGTGAACAATTGATTGGATGAGATCTACCCCTGTTGCTAGCATCGGCATCGCTGTGGTTGAAGAGAGATCGGAGGCGATATGAAGAACACCAGATGCTTGCGGAGATTGATAAACGACGCGCGAATCTGCATCCTGCTTCCCGCAAAAGGGGGATACCGGGCGCTCCCAAGATCGCCCGGGATATCAGCTGGGCGCGTGAACTTCGCCGAAGCGTTGGGACCGGTACTGGTTGGAGACATGTTGACGGGCGTGGACGTGGGGTTCACTGCGGATGGCGGTCACCGGGCTTGCGAGGAGGAATATCGGATCGCCAGGATGGACGTCTCGCATGGATCGGCGATGCGCTTGTATGACAGCGTGTGTGCCATGGAGCGCGCGGGAGTTTCGGGCGTCGTGCTGGAAAATTCACGGGATAGTGGCAGTCCGTTGGACAAGCAGGGCACGCAAGCTATGTGGAGGCTTGTCGAAACGCTTGTCGGTGTCAGGTGGGACCCTGATTTCGTTATCGCTGCGCGTATGAGTGCGTTCGGAAGCAGAAACGATTCGGCCTTGGCAGGTGGCTTGGCGGATTGTGCGCGTGCCGGGGCAGACCTGCTGTTTGTTGATGGTTCTATACCGAGCTGCGAAGTGAGAAAGCTCGTGGAAGAAGTGCCTAAAGGCCTTTGCATCGATTACTCCGGCGTTGGGCATAGGCCGCTTGAATGGCGAACTTCTGTGCTGAAGAGGCTACAGGGTATGGGGGTGACGGCAGCGGTTATGCCTGCAATACACCCGGCATATGCAAGGGAGGGTGGCCCTGGCAACGCTATGCGGGCTGCTTTGCGTTCCTGCTTGTGCGTTCGGAATCAGCGCTCGCGCCCTGTTACACAACCTGTCCGCCGTATACGGTCGACCGCGAAAGCCGAACGCTGACATGGCTCTATGTGTTCGTCATGGGAGAGGACCGGCGGCGTGCACGATGAACGCAGCTACCTATAGGAGACGAAGGCGCCATGAACTACATCCACGGAATCATTTTCACGGTCTTGGCGACGGTCATGACGTCGGCCGGCGCGGGCGAGGCTATACGGCTTATTGTTCCCACCACCGCCGGAGGCGGCACTGACGGATTCTTTCGTGTCCTGGCGAAAGAAGCCGAGCCCTACTTAGGAAGCCGCGTCGTAGTGATGAACATCTGTTCAGCCAGCGGCTGCGCGGGCGGGACCATAGGAGTGTCGAAATTGGTGCAGTCCGCACCGGACGGATATACCTTGGCGGGCGCTTGGATGGGGCCGCTCACGATGGCACCGCATAGCATCCCCGTCACCTATCAACCTACGGATTACGTGCCCATTATTCGCGTCACCAGCGCTCCCTATGCGGTTTGCACGAGGGCTGATTTTCCCGCGGCGTCGGCTGGCGAGTTGATAGATCTGCTACGTGCGAAACCGAACGCCTACACCTACGGAACCGATGGCGTGCGCAATGGCGCGCATCTTGCCATGTTGCGTATATTCGGGCGGCTGGGTATCGCCAGCGCGACGTTCCCTTCAAGGGCGCGGGAGAGACCCTGCCAGCGATGCTGGGCGGGCACGTTGATATCTACGTGGGTTCCTTGCCGCCCATCATGGCGCACGTCCGTTCCGGTCGCGCCAAATGCCAGCTTCTGACGTCGGCTGACAAAGTGGCGCAACTGCCGGAGGCCGCGAGTTTGGGCGAGCTGGGGCTGGAGCAAGAAGAAACCTTGCTATGGCGCGGAATCATCGCACCCAAAGGCACCCCTGCCGCCCGCATACGGGAATTGGAGGCTGCGTTCGAGGCGGCGGCGAGTTCGAGGGCGACGCAGGCCTATGTCGAGAACGCGGGCGAACAGATCGTGATCTATAAGGGAGATGCTTTTCGCCAGCGTATCAATGCGGAGTACGAGCAACTTCGCAAACTGGTGGATGCGCTGTAGTCCCGGACACCCGGTGACTGAACCGGTGGCGAGATGACGGTGGTGGAGGAATAGGAAAGTAGAACTTTGCGCTACGAAAGGCCTCGCTCCACCGTCTATGATGTGGCATCCAGCACCCGTGTGTGACTGCAGTTTCCGGTGGTACGTCGGTATGACAGTGGGGTCGCCCGGGCGGCCCAAGTGCCTCAATCTCGTCCGTCAGCCATGCCAGCAAAACACACTGCCCCAGCCATCGAGATCCAGCGTGCCTACGACTCCAAGCCCGGCGGTACGGCTTACCGTGTACTGGTGGATCGTTTCTGGCCCCGTGGGTTGCGGAAGGCGGATCTGCAGCCGGATGCCTGGGCCAGGGATCTCGCGCCCACGTCGGCGCTGATCAAATGGTTTGGCCATCAGCCGGACCGCTGGGCAGAATTTCGCGAGCGGTATATGGATGAGCTTTCCGCGCCGGAATCGAAGGACGCCTTGGCGGGTTTGCTTGCCGCGGCGGAAGGCCGCGATGTGATCCTGCTCTACGGTGCGCGCGATGATGAACACAACCAGGCGGTGGTGTTGCGCGAGGTCCTGCAGGGCATAAAGGGGCAGGGCGCCGGCAAAGCCGCACGCGCCAAGAAATAGGGCGGTAAACCGGGACGGCTTCTCGTGCGTCACGGGAAAAAAACCTGCCCATTGCGGCATGGGGGTGCGTACTGCCGGCCGCGGCCCGGCGGTACGGCCCTTCTCCCGATGGCATGACGCTTGCGGACCGGCTGTGTGCCCATCGTTACGGCGATGGGGTTGCAGCCATACACCACAGGCTATCCAGGGAGACTGTCATGGCACTTATCGTCGCCGCACGGTTCACCACCTTCGAGCAGGCCCAGGGCGCCGCAAGAGCGTTGTTCGCCCAGGGCTTCGCCGAAGAGGACGTGCATATTTTTTACGTCAACATGGCGGGTGCGCACGCGCAATATC
Proteins encoded in this region:
- a CDS encoding LysR family transcriptional regulator → MRKLSLPQMEALLAIAKYGSFHAAARRMHVTQPTISMRVRELETALGTRLFARAGRGVTLTPSGMLAVRYAERSLGLLEELEARLGNGTPLNGTLRLGSSETIAMTSLPEIVRQLEGRYPGLQIDITVANSFTLHDLLATGKLDICLLTHPGASRVVRLEPIALAQVGWLGSERRLRAGTTFSPSRLAGQSILSVPPPSPLHEMLVEWCLKENAPPPALNTCSSLSIIAGLVRAGIAISLLPICVLSNEIEQGSVICYPQRRGFEPLRICAAFPRMAAGNDLDSVARIAADVLTKHPSFAPISPR
- a CDS encoding carboxymuconolactone decarboxylase family protein, which codes for MARIQPLQPGQMNAEQKRIHDLIASGPRGRVRGPLAVWLHRPALAEPAQALGRYCRYETSLPARLSEWAILILARHWRSEFEWWAHKQLALKAGLAESMIDALRDDKPIPYVNDDEILVHEFLTTLHAQRHIPDALYERATVVLGETGIIDLVGIAGYYSLVSMTLNVFEVMPPEGEPIEMGPHTQSK
- a CDS encoding LysR substrate-binding domain-containing protein, translated to MDSKSLRYFLAVAEELHYGRAAQRLHISQPPLTKHIQQLEARLGVALFDRNKRSVRLTPAGLTLVEEARRLLAQSELSMRAVQRSALGDTGRVRIGFVAAVLFMGVEAAFRRIDREASGIDSIWEEMGSSEQLQALQQDRIDLGFGQISHGAAGMGFHRVASDPLVVAMPQSHPLASRRRVPLARLTGDPFILIPRQSAPTFHDLTIAACMQAGFSPNIRHYAMHLVSVVSLVAMGRGVSLVPRAFARAGLPGVVFRPIDGVKAHAEYSVVWNPRNNLPILPRVLALLGVPDTSIRV
- a CDS encoding SDR family NAD(P)-dependent oxidoreductase, giving the protein MSGRLQDKVAIVVGAGCVGPGWGNGRAVAVRFAQEGARIFAVDKNADAMTETLERIRADGGDVTPWTCDVTRDDEVAAMVEACRKQYGRVDILVNNVGGSAKGGPVTLSEEVWDAQIAFNLKSVFLTCKHVLPLMEAQGGGAIVNTASTSGIRWTGSAQVGYASAKAGVIQFSRVVAVEYAKKNIRVNTVIPGQMHTPMVEVRLAKQRAGGDVGTLLQQRQSRIPLNFMGDGRDTANAALFLASEEARFITGAEIVVDGGMSVRCD
- a CDS encoding SMP-30/gluconolactonase/LRE family protein; protein product: MWEPTQRYPDPAVRSLTPAFNALHLPLAAVERIATGSRWAEGPVWFGDGRYLLWSDIPNDRIMRWDEATGQVGVFRGPSNNANGNTRDRQGRLITCEHGGRRVTRTEYDGRITVLADTYEGKRLNSPNDVVVKSDGSIWFTDPPFGIVGYYQGEKAEQELPANVYRLDPDSGRLDVVADDVNGPNGLAFSPDESKLYVIESRARPRTIRAFDVTAQGSRLANSRVLVDAGPGTPDGFRVDIHGNLWCGWGMGTPERDGVRVFSPEGEPIGHIGLPERCANLCFGGKHRNRLFMASCTSIYSLYVNTQGVAGG
- a CDS encoding amidohydrolase family protein, which produces MAQQAAKQDSPNGARPGAKGEQQGAQSSAQQGAQAEDIWDSHFHVFGPWDRYPLPPNPSYRPAEAPFDTLRALHTRMGVTRGVIVHGANYGDDHSAMLGALIASRGAYRGIAIIDPDIPEATLRTMHDAGVRGIRFNVLAHLSGGAPRIDAGRMRAAIARVVPYGWHAVIHAGPDDTIAVLEALDGCGVPVVVDHMARLPADGGLQTAAGQALLRWLASPDVWIKVSGADRVTAGQPDRAIALMRALIAAAPDRVLWGSDWPHVNIQYATPDDGGLLDLARQACGDAATLRALLTTNPARLYA
- a CDS encoding DUF488 domain-containing protein is translated as MPQSRPSAMPAKHTAPAIEIQRAYDSKPGGTAYRVLVDRFWPRGLRKADLQPDAWARDLAPTSALIKWFGHQPDRWAEFRERYMDELSAPESKDALAGLLAAAEGRDVILLYGARDDEHNQAVVLREVLQGIKGQGAGKAARAKK